From the Leptospira andrefontaineae genome, the window TTTCCCGCAACCCACCCATTTATAATAGCAGATTCTTTCGAACTATTAGTGGAAATCGCAGAGAATCCGAGCGATTTATTTTTTGATAACCCGAGATTGGCAATCTTAGAAGAGTCCATTACTATGGAGATATTCACTGCCTTTTTAAAATTATAAGACGGCGTTATCTCATACACCTCCGAACTCGGAAAATAAGAATTCGGTAAAGCATCATCATTCAGATTGGTAAATTTATTTATCTGAAATTCTATAGTTTTATCCAATGCGTTTGCCGGAATAAATAACTGAAATTTTTTATCTGAAGAGATAATAGAACCACCGTTTGGACCTATCGTGCCTGATCCTACAAAAAAGGATTTCGGGACATCTTCTCCTGATTTATACAACCCGAGTAATAAGAGATTATCATTATATCTTTTCCCTTCTCCAAACCAACTGCAATTTACAAAACACAGGATCAGAAAAGCTAAATTGGGAATTTTCATAATGTTTCCGAATCTTCTCATAATAAAATTTCCCGAATCCTATAGAGCCTGTATAAAAAATGATCCGGAAGAAGTTTTACTTCCTTCAAAACAAGTTCCTGCATCATCTTTGAAATCGAACCGGAAAGCATAATTTCCAGAAACATCCGCTGTGAAACTCATATTCAAAGTACTCGCGCCTGTGATCCCCGACTGTAACAAAGATGAATTAGATGGTTTAGAAACTAACGTCCAGGTATATTGATAATTACCGGTATTTGCCGAACAAACTGCCGAATCTGGATCAGACGATGTTGCCGCAGAAAGAGAACTAGAATTTCCAACTGTAGCAACGGAACTTCCATTAATCGCGACAATCGGAGCCAAGTTTGCACGAAAAGTTGTAGCGGAAACAATGGAGGCCCACTGGGATCTATTTCCGGAAGGATCGTAGGCTCTAATGCAGAAGTAATATTGGCTATTAGATCCTAGTCCAGGAACAGTAAAGTTCAATGCAGTCCCGTTAGGTGTTGCGCCTATACTATTTTGTACTTCAAAAGCATTAGAGCAACTTATATCGTCTGTAATCGGATTTCCTGAGTAACGAATTTCGTAAGCTGCAGAAGATCCTGTATTCCCATCGTTTCCAACGGCGGTCCAATTTAAACGAATCTGAGATGCCGAAATAATAGTTGTACTAACCCCGGAAATATTTGCTGGTGGCGTTACATCCGGGCTTGGGTATGTTCTTGCAGAAATATTCGAACCAGTCCAAGAGTTCCTATTTCCTGCAGAATCAAATGCTCTTACGCAAAAATAATAGAGAGTGTTTGGAGAAAGGCCGCTAACATAATAATATTCTTGCAAACCGGCTAACTTTGGAGTGATACCTGGGGACACGGCAGCAGCAGAGTCACATAATGCATTACTACTAATATTTGACGCGGAAGTTCGTATTTCATAAACCGCAGCAGCCCCTACGTTTCCATTATTACCAGGAGACGTCCAATTTAATAAAATTTTTGTGTGTCCCACTGCAGTTGCAGCTAATGTAGAAATATTATTCGGAACCAAAGTATCCGCGATTTGAATATTAGCGTAATCGGAAAATCCTGGAAAAAATGAATAAACATTCGCTATTCCAGGATAAGTCGGGTTAAAAGTAGAGCCGGTCATTGTCCCAACATTCAAGCCATTGATTCCAACTCCAGTCTGTGAATAGGTAGCAGTTTCTATAAAAACTGGAAGACCAGAATTTTCTCCGCTGATCGAGAAACTTACAGGATCTCCAATTGAAGTTAAAACTTCCTTTGGATAAATCGCAAATGTATCAATCGAGGGTAGATCTCCCGGGTTAGGAGTTGTATCCGAACCATCCGGAATAAGATCTCCATCGGCATCAGCCAATAATCCAATTCCAGGACTTAAATTGTCCGATGGGTCGTAAGAATTAGCTTGTTCCCATAGATCATTATATCCATCCGCATCCTGATCCAATGTATAGCCAGAAATGATTGTGCTATCTCCAGTATCAGCCGGGAAAGAATAAGTGTTTGTGTTGGGAATTATACTAACGTTTCCAAAACTATCAGTGGCCAAAACCTGAAGCCTTAAGCCAGTAGGAGTATATGCTTCGATAGGGATCTCAGTACTGTAGAAGTCTGTAGCCCCTTCTTTAGTCATCAGATAAGAATTTAAACTTCCAGCAGGCTTACCTACGATTAATCTAACTTCTATTGAATCTAAATCCGGATCAGTAACTTCAACTCTAGCTTGGTAAGGAATGTAGCTAAGGCCAGGTTTAAAATTATATGATAACCCAGTTAAGATAGGTGCTAAATTTCCAGGTGGGGGAGATCCTGCTGCGAAAACGGAAAAAGTTCGAGATGTTATTTCAATAATCCCGTTCTGAATCGAGGATTTTACAGGAGTCCATCCTTTTGATAATCTCGCGCTAGATTCACTTTCCCTAGTTTTAGATGAGATAAATCCTTGGCTTTTATTCAAATTCAAATTCAAAGAATTAGCTAGAGCAGAATCAGTTTGGATACGAACTAATACATTCTTTTCAAATCTAAAGTCAGGCTCGAATTTATAAGCATCCGATACCGGGAGATATTTCCCGGGTAACGCAGAAGTATTTAACGAATATCGTGTAATTTTAAATTCGGTTTCATTCAATACTGCTCCATCTGGAACCAAAACCTTAATTTTTCCATCGGTAGAAGCTATCTCCCCGCCTGACGATCCAATCTTGGCACTACCGACAATTTCCCCTGGAGTGGAAAATGAAAGCGCAAGTGCCAAGGATTTATTCTTCTCCGAATCTTTATCTCCCGACAATAGAGAACATGAAAGAACAAGTGATGTGCAGATAAGAGCCATTAATTTCATAAAGCTGCTAACCCTTACCGTTTCCAGGAGAAACATTAATCTTCCCTCACGTAGATATAAACAGCACCCGAGTCAACAGTACTATTATCACCACTGCTGGTAGTACCATTTGTAATTGTAGTTTGATTGGAGTCTTCAAAAGGAGCACCAATTGCAATCGTGTTATTTGATACAGCCACACTAACACCAAAGCCATCCCCTGCATTGATATTACTAGGTTTGAAATATGCCTCTGGTTCCCATACGCCAGTTATAGGATTCCTTTTGAAAGAAAAGACCGCTCCCGCAGCGGGAAAGCTAGTATCCGTACCGACTTTCTTGTCGTAAAGAATTCGATTTTCAGCTGAAGCATCCCCCTTTGCTCCGACAAATGCTCTGTCCCCATTAATAACTACATGTGTTCCAAATTGCATTCCTGAAATAGGATAAGGCGATTTTAAATAGGTACTAGTCATAGAGCTTTGAGCCCAATAAGCGGTATTTTGATCGCGATCGAATATATATGCAGCTCCAACGTCTGTTCCGAAATTATCCGTCCAAACTCCTTGGATCGGATATAGTGAATCTTCAAACGGAGATCCAACTATAAGTCGATTATTATTAAGCGATACAGAAGTTCCAAAACTATCAGAAGTCCCTACATTCAAAACTTTAATGTATGCTTCATGGTACCATACTAACCCCGAATATCGATAAATATAAACAGCGCCAGAATCAGCCATTCCGGTATTGGTACTATCTGGTGGCGTTCCATTGGTAATTGTAGTAACATTATTCGATTCAGCGGCATCACCAATCGCAATAGTATCGCCGGAAACCTGTAACATTTTGCCGAAAGAGGTTCCTACCCTTGGATTGAAAGGTTTAATATATGCCTCTTGTTTCCATAATAAATCGGAACCTCTACGATATACAAAAATGGATCCACCCGGCGTTGCTAAACTAGTATTAGCTGAAGAAGTTGTTCCGTTTGTTATAGTATTCTGATTACTCAAATCGTCAGGAGCTCGGACCGCCAATAAATTACCATCCAATGAGAGCCTACGTCCAAAATCTCCGGAAGTATTACTCGATTTTATGTATGCTTCCTGAACCCATGTGCTTCCAGTTCTTCTGTAGAGAAAGACTGCCCCTCTATTAGTTCCCGTGTTATTTGTACTAGAAGTTGTACCATTTGTGATAGTCGTTTGATTACTATCGTCGCCCTCCGCACCTACTGCAATTAAATCGCCAGAAATATCAACAGCAGAACCAAAATGATCAGCCGAATTAATATTTCCTGGTTTTAGATAGGCTTCTTGTGCCCAGTTACTACCCGTACGCTTATAAACATAAACAGCGCCAGCATTACTCAAAGAATTATTGTCGGTTGGATTTATCGTACCATTTGTAATCGTTGCAATGGAACTGTCTTCGAGCTGAACCCCGACAACCAATGTATCTCCATCGATATCTATTGAATTGAAAAGCTGGGCTCCTTCATTTAAATAATTATATCCACCGAATTGATCATCTGCACCTGCATTCCATGGTTTTATGTATGCTTGTTGCACATAACGAGGGATCACCTTTACCGAAAAGGTAAATAGCTTTTGTTTTGCCCCGCCGAAACAGGATCCTGCGTCATCTATAAAAGAAAGACCGAAAGTATAATCCCCAGTAACATCTGGAGTAACGTTTGATTTTCTAGTACCGGCAGAAGAAAAAGATCCACTGGTTAAAGCGGAAGTAGGAGGCTTTTTCAATATAGACCATTGGTAT encodes:
- a CDS encoding fibronectin type III domain-containing protein yields the protein MFLLETVRVSSFMKLMALICTSLVLSCSLLSGDKDSEKNKSLALALSFSTPGEIVGSAKIGSSGGEIASTDGKIKVLVPDGAVLNETEFKITRYSLNTSALPGKYLPVSDAYKFEPDFRFEKNVLVRIQTDSALANSLNLNLNKSQGFISSKTRESESSARLSKGWTPVKSSIQNGIIEITSRTFSVFAAGSPPPGNLAPILTGLSYNFKPGLSYIPYQARVEVTDPDLDSIEVRLIVGKPAGSLNSYLMTKEGATDFYSTEIPIEAYTPTGLRLQVLATDSFGNVSIIPNTNTYSFPADTGDSTIISGYTLDQDADGYNDLWEQANSYDPSDNLSPGIGLLADADGDLIPDGSDTTPNPGDLPSIDTFAIYPKEVLTSIGDPVSFSISGENSGLPVFIETATYSQTGVGINGLNVGTMTGSTFNPTYPGIANVYSFFPGFSDYANIQIADTLVPNNISTLAATAVGHTKILLNWTSPGNNGNVGAAAVYEIRTSASNISSNALCDSAAAVSPGITPKLAGLQEYYYVSGLSPNTLYYFCVRAFDSAGNRNSWTGSNISARTYPSPDVTPPANISGVSTTIISASQIRLNWTAVGNDGNTGSSAAYEIRYSGNPITDDISCSNAFEVQNSIGATPNGTALNFTVPGLGSNSQYYFCIRAYDPSGNRSQWASIVSATTFRANLAPIVAINGSSVATVGNSSSLSAATSSDPDSAVCSANTGNYQYTWTLVSKPSNSSLLQSGITGASTLNMSFTADVSGNYAFRFDFKDDAGTCFEGSKTSSGSFFIQAL